The region CTGGCGGCCGACGCCCGCCAGCCGGGGATGGTCTAGGCGGCATGGCGGCGGAATCGCGCTCGCGCAACGAACCGTTGCCGGCGGTGGCGACCATCGCCGAGCGCCTTGCCCATCATGCCCTGACCAGGGGCGAGGCCACGGCCTTTCACATCGTGGCCGGCCACCAGACGACCGACATCAGCTATGCGACGCTGCTGCGCCATGCCGCCGGCTATGCCGGGATCTTTGCCCAGGCCGGCCTCGCGCGCGGCGACCTGGTTTTCATGTGCCTGAAACACGGGGCCGATCTCTACGCCGCCTATCTGGGCGCGATGATGATGGGCGCGGTGCCGTCGTTCCTGGCCTTCCCCACCCCCAAGCAGGACCCGGTCCTCTACTGGCAGACCCACCGCACCCTGTTCCAGCAGATGGGCGGGCGCGCCGTCCTCACCTACCCTGAGAACCGCGACGACCTCGCCGCCGCCCTGCCGCCCGCCACGGCCCTGCTGATCACGCCGCCGACGCTGCCGCAGGACAGCCGTCCGCTGGCCGAGATCGCCGCCGGCCTGCCCGCGTCGTCGCCCGACGATACCGTCCTGGTGCAGTTCTCGTCGGGCACCACCGGCCTGCGCAAGGGGTGGCGCTGAGCCATGCCCTGGTGGCCCGGCAGGTCGCCAGCTATGCCAAGGTGATCGGGCCGGCGAAGGTACCCGCATCGCCTCGTGGCTGCCGCTGTACCATGACATGGGCCTGATGACGGCGTTCCTGATGCCGGTGCATTACGGCGCCACGGTGGCCTGCCTCGA is a window of Oleomonas cavernae DNA encoding:
- a CDS encoding AMP-binding protein, with amino-acid sequence MAAESRSRNEPLPAVATIAERLAHHALTRGEATAFHIVAGHQTTDISYATLLRHAAGYAGIFAQAGLARGDLVFMCLKHGADLYAAYLGAMMMGAVPSFLAFPTPKQDPVLYWQTHRTLFQQMGGRAVLTYPENRDDLAAALPPATALLITPPTLPQDSRPLAEIAAGLPASSPDDTVLVQFSSGTTGLRKGWR